One genomic window of Desulfovibrio psychrotolerans includes the following:
- the thiS gene encoding sulfur carrier protein ThiS produces the protein MIIRVNGEQVECAENMPLRTFLEGRGLDVRSVVVEHNRSVVMTDAWEDVRLADGDELEILHFVGGG, from the coding sequence ATGATCATTCGTGTGAACGGTGAACAGGTGGAATGCGCGGAAAACATGCCCCTGCGGACTTTTCTGGAGGGCAGGGGGCTGGATGTGCGTTCCGTGGTGGTGGAGCATAACCGCTCCGTGGTTATGACCGATGCGTGGGAAGACGTCCGGCTGGCGGACGGGGATGAACTTGAAATCCTGCACTTTGTAGGAGGGGGCTGA
- a CDS encoding EAL and HDOD domain-containing protein gives MTGGGQGHTSATLVARQPIFDRDAAIWGYELLFRRPPDTENFPSEVDSNVATSSVIADGFSIVQPALLPNQKVLINFTAELLEQQIPKVLPAAQCGVEILENVVPSREVLRSLLHLKHDGYLLAVDDYVGQGELELFLKVADIVKVDVLGRPLRDVFGNVKDLKQYPCLLLAEKVEDQNTFQVCHRMGFDLFQGFFFSRPEIMRGKKLSASQAVKMRLLTKLSDENFSVAEIGEALRADVSLVYKLMKYLNSVHFSLPMKVRSVEHGIALLGSKKLKQWLCVTVLSELETAPMAKHVVSQAAQRGKFLELLGTGARGGVESNSLFLLGLFSLLETLLSVSLEDMLKDMPLDEEIVSALQGGESAYTPWLQLLTSYERAEWDETMAVMGQLGLSEERVVKAYEESLQWAMAFFD, from the coding sequence GTGACGGGGGGAGGTCAGGGACATACCTCCGCTACGCTGGTTGCACGTCAGCCCATCTTTGACCGTGACGCGGCCATATGGGGGTATGAGCTTCTCTTCCGCCGCCCGCCGGACACCGAGAATTTTCCCAGCGAGGTGGATTCTAACGTTGCCACCTCTTCCGTCATTGCGGACGGTTTTTCCATCGTTCAGCCCGCCTTGCTCCCCAACCAGAAGGTACTCATCAACTTTACCGCAGAACTGCTGGAACAGCAGATTCCCAAGGTGCTGCCCGCCGCCCAGTGCGGTGTGGAGATTCTGGAGAACGTGGTTCCCAGCCGGGAGGTGCTGCGTTCTCTGCTGCACCTCAAGCATGACGGGTATCTGCTTGCCGTGGATGACTATGTGGGACAGGGCGAACTGGAGCTGTTCCTCAAGGTGGCGGACATTGTGAAGGTGGATGTGCTGGGGCGCCCGTTGCGCGATGTGTTCGGCAACGTGAAGGATCTTAAGCAGTATCCCTGCCTGCTGCTGGCGGAGAAGGTGGAAGACCAGAATACCTTTCAGGTATGCCACCGGATGGGGTTTGACCTGTTTCAGGGCTTTTTCTTCTCCCGTCCCGAGATTATGCGCGGGAAAAAACTCTCTGCCTCGCAGGCGGTGAAGATGCGGCTTTTGACCAAGCTTTCCGACGAGAATTTTTCCGTTGCGGAAATTGGTGAAGCGCTGCGGGCCGATGTTTCGCTTGTGTACAAGCTTATGAAATACCTTAACTCCGTACATTTTTCCCTGCCCATGAAGGTGCGGAGTGTGGAGCACGGCATTGCCCTTCTGGGGAGCAAGAAGCTGAAGCAGTGGTTGTGCGTGACGGTGCTTTCTGAACTGGAAACCGCGCCCATGGCCAAGCATGTGGTTTCGCAGGCGGCGCAGCGGGGCAAGTTCCTGGAATTGCTGGGCACCGGGGCGAGGGGGGGCGTGGAGTCCAACAGCCTGTTCCTGCTGGGACTTTTTTCCCTGCTGGAGACGCTGCTTTCCGTATCGCTGGAAGACATGCTCAAGGACATGCCGCTGGACGAGGAGATTGTCAGTGCCCTGCAGGGAGGGGAGAGTGCCTACACCCCGTGGCTGCAACTGCTGACCTCGTATGAACGGGCCGAGTGGGATGAAACCATGGCGGTCATGGGGCAACTGGGCCTGAGTGAGGAACGCGTGGTAAAGGCGTACGAAGAGTCTTTGCAGTGGGCTATGGCGTTTTTTGACTGA
- a CDS encoding NFACT RNA binding domain-containing protein — MDAHFFRRLAQELAEALQGARVERFYAPAPDVTTIVLHGTGPKRHLLLRAGRRFPLLMLADERPANPDTPSAHAMWLRKYAGNRRLGKAVADWLQRRMAFPLSGEKGGWLVLDLRDGVTVLDALPDNFGQVPPWPPHEDFAAMLESKGDSKGDAGGDAGGDGGRDGDVWRRYPHYTPLLRETLACMAGLGKGAHKDVNPGGLEPDAYLEARALLADVEFGPGGCDTPVYCYVRPGRAAMLSTWPLHPAQYEGYGEREFATALEAALVAGEPELFGTMDRARQAQEDAPLRSALKRARKTLAKLDAEERRLQAMMAGHDDALALQAELWRIGTDARLEAVEVPFPDGGCRRIALDSLRTVHENMEHLFRQAARGRRGIGMLDARRGQLREQIARLEAGDAGAVPLPRSGKADNISGTRTGGKTVQGMRSGGKGQRKEVKGQRNDAGVHKLFQRFRSSDGLLMLRGRNAKGNHEILNRAQPHDLWFHAEDGPSAHLVLRLEFPGQEVPEQTLREAAVLVGLKSWQREGGQARVMCAFVRNVRKVKGAAVGAVHVARMERSLLVELAEEVERRLAPECPEAVDESLP; from the coding sequence ATGGACGCGCATTTTTTCAGACGGCTGGCGCAGGAACTTGCCGAAGCGCTGCAAGGCGCACGCGTGGAGCGGTTTTATGCGCCCGCGCCGGATGTTACCACCATTGTTTTACACGGAACCGGCCCCAAGCGGCATTTGCTGCTTCGGGCCGGTCGTCGTTTTCCGCTGCTGATGCTGGCCGATGAGCGCCCTGCAAACCCGGATACGCCTTCCGCCCATGCCATGTGGTTGCGTAAATACGCCGGGAACCGGCGGTTGGGAAAGGCTGTTGCCGATTGGCTGCAGCGCCGCATGGCGTTTCCGCTTTCCGGAGAGAAGGGCGGCTGGCTAGTGCTGGACCTGCGGGACGGGGTTACGGTGCTTGACGCTCTTCCGGACAATTTCGGGCAGGTGCCGCCGTGGCCGCCCCACGAAGACTTTGCCGCCATGCTTGAGTCCAAGGGTGATTCCAAAGGTGATGCCGGAGGTGATGCCGGTGGCGATGGCGGAAGGGATGGCGACGTGTGGCGCAGATATCCTCACTATACGCCGCTGCTGCGGGAGACGCTGGCGTGCATGGCGGGATTGGGGAAGGGGGCGCACAAAGACGTGAATCCGGGCGGTTTGGAACCGGATGCGTACCTTGAGGCGAGGGCGCTGCTGGCAGATGTGGAGTTTGGTCCCGGCGGGTGCGATACCCCCGTGTATTGCTATGTGCGCCCGGGCAGGGCTGCGATGCTCAGCACATGGCCGCTGCATCCCGCCCAATATGAAGGGTACGGGGAGCGGGAGTTTGCCACGGCGCTGGAGGCAGCCCTTGTTGCCGGGGAGCCGGAGCTGTTTGGCACTATGGACCGCGCGCGGCAGGCACAGGAAGATGCCCCCCTGCGCAGTGCGCTCAAGCGGGCGCGTAAAACCCTTGCCAAGCTGGATGCCGAGGAGCGCAGGCTTCAGGCCATGATGGCCGGGCATGATGATGCGCTTGCCCTGCAGGCAGAACTGTGGCGCATAGGGACGGACGCGCGGCTTGAAGCGGTGGAGGTGCCGTTCCCGGATGGCGGATGCAGGCGTATTGCGCTGGATTCCTTACGCACCGTGCACGAAAACATGGAGCACCTTTTCCGGCAGGCGGCACGCGGCAGGCGGGGCATAGGTATGCTGGATGCGCGGCGCGGGCAGTTGCGGGAACAGATTGCGCGGCTTGAGGCAGGCGATGCCGGCGCGGTGCCGCTCCCTCGTTCCGGGAAGGCGGACAACATTTCCGGTACTCGGACAGGCGGGAAGACCGTTCAGGGTATGCGCAGCGGCGGCAAAGGGCAGCGGAAAGAAGTGAAGGGGCAGCGCAATGACGCAGGGGTGCATAAGCTCTTTCAGCGTTTCCGCAGTTCTGACGGTCTGCTTATGCTGCGTGGCAGGAATGCCAAGGGCAATCATGAAATTTTGAACCGGGCGCAGCCGCATGACCTGTGGTTTCATGCGGAGGATGGTCCCAGCGCGCATCTGGTGCTGCGGCTTGAGTTTCCCGGGCAGGAAGTGCCTGAGCAGACCCTGCGCGAGGCGGCTGTTCTGGTGGGACTGAAAAGCTGGCAGCGCGAGGGCGGGCAGGCACGGGTGATGTGCGCGTTTGTCCGCAATGTGCGCAAGGTGAAGGGGGCTGCTGTGGGGGCGGTGCATGTTGCGCGCATGGAGCGGTCTTTGCTCGTGGAGCTTGCGGAAGAAGTGGAGCGGCGTCTTGCGCCGGAATGCCCTGAGGCTGTTGACGAGTCTCTCCCGTGA